ataaagtttcgaaattattaagttaaattatttatcaatttggtactaattcaattatttaatatttttaaagaaattggactcggagctcaggacgaacgaaccaacgaaaatccttagcaaagtcgtggaagtgaggtaactgctattgctagtacccgcaatccccttataaatgtattatgaaattatgacgttatgattgaatttatgaattaaatgttttgatgtgttttatggattgtgggatgaaatatgatttgtttgaattgtttattataatatgatttgattgagttttctcataaaattatgtttatgcaatgctttgaaagaaataatatgtttattgatcccaggatcaaaatgatgttttatgagctaaatgagttatgttatttcaactgaaatacaagccaaggcttggtaaaattacatacaacatgataaatgaaagtgaaagacctggtttgtctggcggtatataaactaccatcttcctatctaccggtcatgcatgcaccacggacacctgtccacccatggattacgagcccagactcccatggtttatgagcccaggctcagggcccgggcccatgttacgattatgagcccaggctcttatgggcccaggcctagtggagaattccttcacggttcatacttgccgacaactagcatgttaaactgcaaagtttatgaatgaattgaatatgatgttttattaaatgttttacttattctactctccctgtgttattaaataaaatgaattgaaatgaatttacgctgctagaatagttcgttactgagtcttcggctcaccgttttgttttccgttgtaggtactgcgggggacgatggacacgagtagtggcgaggaatttcacgttAATaaaattcacctagtttatgcttaaagttttaatagttttaattaaagacttttagtaagttatgcacttttattttgataatataaaggattattatacatattttggagtatttaaaggcttatgattgatgtttgccttgtaatgtccgaaaaggaagttacggcaggtaatgtcccgaccaattatgttaattccgctgctaattatgctttaataattgaattagaggtcggggcgttacagtttggtatcaagagcaaaggttctggaccataagtgctaaaccttacgggttttcgcacgaatagaattcattaggctttaagtaaagaattttaaggaatgagttaaaaagaatgttctaaaatcttgctaagttaaaatgaatatgagtgtgagtgtaggaacgggatcaaagggtttattttatattattatttcgcttcaatctgataagatatgttatgcagaatgtcgaccattgatgctatcaacgatgttaccaacggagctcgcaacgagcatcatgttcacgatgatAACGACATTACTCATGAGGAGTATGTCCAGGTTAATGGCCATGAGGAAAGGATGGAAtgattggaaaatgtgagtgcaatgttggccgaattagtccataattctcggaaaaagaaagatgatagtgggaacgagagcgcaacgatgttcaagaacttttcgtcactcaacccaccgtcctatgatggcaagcctgatccagttgagttcgaggattggataagtcgcattgatcagttctttgaaaccctgcagtgccctgagaaatggagagttgatttcgcaGTATTTTACTTGACGggtcaagcaggattatggtggaaagttaagaaggaacgaaagaatgggcctggatttggttggaaTGAACTACAGAAGTAAATGAGAGACAAGGTTTATCCACCATCCcagaggaaacaaaaagaagatgaatttctacacttgcaacaaggaacaatgagcgtgttggaatacgcaaataagtttatggagttgtcaaggtttgcaccacACTTGGTATCGACAgagcagtccaggatgaaccgtttcgagcgaggtctgcaccttaagtaccaggataggttgtccactcagaggtttacttcataccaggatatggttgatattgcagctaaTGTAAAGAGAGTGGTACTgcttcgagaagcgaagaatgttgggtataaaatGAGAAATGAAAACCAGAgtcaaggaggagcaaagaagcctaaccaaGTCTATAagggaaatcaaaggaggaacGATGTTGGAAACAAAGGACAAGGTTATCGTGGAAACCAGAATAATAGGGCGCAAGAATGTGCCAAATGTGGGAGAAGAGGCCACATCGAGAGTGAATGCcgtgtaggatcgaacacttgttTTCGATGTGGGAGCCATGATCATTACATCAGAGATTGTCCGAAGCAGGTAACCCCAACCACGAGAGGACCAATTTCAACTAACCACGATCGTGGtcggaacaacaacaacacaggaggttcaaaccgcaacccaccccgaccaccgccagctggaagagtttttgtgatgagacaggatgaggcagatgagaatgataatgttatcaccggtaccttctctatccattctttaccagcccatgttctttttgattctggagcttcacattcctttatttctccattgtttgcaaaatgtttaaatttgaaaccatgttgtaaCTTTCATActatgagtgtttcccttcctagtggaggaattgtgaaatgtagaaccatgtataagGATTGCCCTATTGTAATAGAGAAAGTTGAGTTTCGAGCAGACTTAATagcttttgacctatctgaatttgatgtaatcttgggaatgaattggttgactaagtatgaagctaacctaaattgttcgaggcaaagtgtgacccttataacgccagatggagatagagtttcattccataagttagtaagaaaaccaacgattcaaattgtccatgctttgagagcacgtaaaatgattgagagtggtttatctggttatcTGTGTAGAGTTAATGACTTAAATACCTCTGGACCTTCCATTACCGACATACCTAgtacccacatgtttttccagaagaaatacctagtatgcccccaccaagagaattagatttcagcattgaattaattccggggtccacccctatttctaaggcaccatatagaatggcacaagatgagttacaagaattaaagaaacaattagatgagttacttgaaaaaggatttattcgacctagtgtttcaccttggggagcccctgtcttgtttgtgaagaaaaaggacggaactatgaggttatgcatagattatcgagagttaaacaagattactattaagaataagtatcccttaccccgtattgatgatttgtttgaccaacttggaggtgcaaaagtgttttctaagattgatttgaggtcaggttaccattaacttcgaattaaacctgaggatattccaaagacagcctttagaaccagatatggtcactatgagtttgttgtgatgccttttggattaaccaatgcgccagctgtatttatggatttgatgaaccgtatttttaaaccataccttgataagtttgtagttgttttcattgatgatattttggtatattctaagagtaatgaggaacacgaggagcatctgagaaaagtgttagatatgttgattgaaaaccagttatatgctaagttgtcgaaatgtgaattctggcttaaggaaatatcatttttaggacatattatctctgagaaaggtgtatctgttgatcctgagaaaataaaagcaattgtggaatggtctagaccaactaatgtacccgaagtacggagttttatgggtttagctggatactatcgaagattcgttcaagatttttctaaggttgccttacccataacccgattagttagaaagaataccaaatttgtgtggaatgatgattgtgaatgtgcatttcaagaacttaagaaacgtctcaccactgcccttattcttacccttccatctggaactgacggatttgtaatctatagtgatgcttctaagaatggg
This sequence is a window from Spinacia oleracea cultivar Varoflay chromosome 1, BTI_SOV_V1, whole genome shotgun sequence. Protein-coding genes within it:
- the LOC130462609 gene encoding uncharacterized protein, which gives rise to MVDIAANVKRVVLLREAKNVGYKMRNENQSQGGAKKPNQVYKGNQRRNDVGNKGQGYRGNQNNRAQECAKCGRRGHIESECRVGSNTCFRCGSHDHYIRDCPKQS